In the genome of Crassostrea angulata isolate pt1a10 chromosome 6, ASM2561291v2, whole genome shotgun sequence, the window GTCCAACTTCTATCTTCTTTTCTAGGTATTCATCATTGTTtgtgatttttgatttttttctatcacTTTTATCACTATATGTGTCACCTTTTGCTATTCAATCCAAGTCGTATATTTTTCTCAATTTCAAATTGTCTTTGGTCTGCTCTGCTCAGAAAATTCAACCTCTCAATGTATCTGAAAAATGCAACATGATGTGCCGATTTAATtatattatcaaatttaattcaatgaaaattaGTGTGTTAGCTCTTTAAAAGTAttacacaaaatgttaaattaacaactcaatttttctattttaacaGGCAGTCATAATTTAACCCCCTTTTCCCATGGTTTatttagaagtacatgtatcagtattTCAACAAGTTAATCTTTCCTTACCCAATATTGTACACAGAATGATGTTAATCTTGCCCTTTTCTTACTAATCCTTTATACATAATCATTAATAACAATCTTAGACCTCGCTTCCATTGGCTACTATTTACACAAAATGATGATCTTTCCCTTTATACTGCTTCAGTGTTAAACACAGTCTTCATCTTAccttttaatttatatacagttgaacttagatatctcgaacactgatatctcgaatacaatggatatgttggTGTGAATTGTAAGTCcaaaccacttattttttttaagtattttaccttagatatctcgaatacttggATTTCTTGAAGTTTTTAACAGTCCCATGTTGTTCCACATAACAAAGTTTGACAGTAGTTTCAAGCATGATGATAATCTTACCCTTTCCATGTCACCTCCAAATTTTTACACACAGTGATAGTATCCTACTAATACATTTCCAAAGTTAAATACATGATATTCTTACCCTTCCTTTCCTCTGTTGTGGATTTGCAGTTCCTCAGAGATTCCTTTCTCCTGCTTAAATGTCTCCCAGTCTAGTTTGGATTTATCCTAATCAACAAAAAATCACAAGTAGATACATTTACTACAGTATTCAAgatattgaaaacattaaatatcttttttaaagtgGCACATGTAAACCATCTGTCTTGTCCAAGACAGAGTGAGTATTTGGTCAAGATTAATGAGTGAATTGTGTATTTTGGTTTTTATATTGATAGTGTTGAACAAGatgttgaacatattttaaactgaaaataaaccTGCTTAGCAGAgcttttatttatacaatacaatGTAAAACATACCAGAGTACTGATTTTGTCTTTTTTCCCAATTTTACTCAATATACTTCCAAGTCCTCCCCCTGATTTTCTTCCACTgcaattaaaatattacatccattaattttacatagtgGAAAAAAAAACGGGCCACTTCCTGAGCAtctaaagaaagacaactcttctCGGCGAGAAAAAACTACCACAGATGGTAAATTTGAGGTGTTGTACAATCAGATTTGCTGCTTCAGAATACCTGATGCAGAACTGTAGCTTTATGGGAAATTGTTAACGAGGCACCagttcatatatgcaaaaactTGAATTTGCGACACACACAACAAGaaatctgtgagccaatgctgaCTTTAGTGATACCTCTGCCCTGATGTGAATGCCaaataagcaaagtcaacatttaacagaaagttgaAATCAAATTTGTGAATTAAActatatggcatgcctaaacaaagatCAAACATCTGTGAataatagttgctgagaaatctttgatgaaaatttaggctaaaagtaaacaaagtcatcatttaacaggaagttgacatacGAATGGTACAAAAATGAATTCCAATATATGGCATGCCTTTACAATGAGTGTGTTCAAATTTCAAGCAACTGCAATTAATAGTTACTAGGAAATCTTTGAcgataatttgtttaaaaattttggctaaaaataaacaacttaATAAACTTGTGCTATGGCAGTAATTGTGTGCTTGGAGTGTGCTttgataaactttgaaaaaacaCTTACAACATTGCTGGACCGGGTGTATCAGGATTTTTAACTGGGTCTTTCTTCTCCTCTGCcaattttttcatttcttttttcccTTCTTCTGAGTTCAAATCAACATCTTTTGTAATTCTACAGAaatcaaatactagtataaaCACTTAGGACTAAAccaaatacttacatgtacctaTCCCTTTATACATCATTTTTTTCTGACAATATCTCTCTATGGTGTAAATACAGGTAACTCATTAGGGCATGAACAAGTTTAAAGGATAAAACTTTTATCTTATACCATATATGGAAAACAAAAAGTCTTGATATTCAAAAGGAACAgatatttaacaaaatgtaaTTTCTGAGTCTGTATACTGCAAGTAATATTTACCGATACCATTTTTATATGCAGATATCTTGTTGAGGGCAATTCCAAAACAATTAATTTATGTGAGCAAGTAGTCATTTCATCTTTTCTCTTTAAATTAGTACATACAGTTAAAATATATTACTgccaaaaaaatcatacaaaatcaggggttgtttaaaaatttcaggAACATTTATTgaatgtatcatgatattgtttacACATGTATCAATTGCTGTTGCTTACATaaaaagatctctatgatattctaaaacaaattttatgaaGTAGAAGAAGAGGAATGACCATAACTAGGCTCAAACCCAAATCCCTTCAGTTTAAAAACCAACACTGACCTGACGGtggcctaaaaaaaaagtttgtgtttagggtaacaagacctaacctacaaaaatgcccgaatcctaccatttttaggtgtctgtttttatccgattgtgaattttatattaattctattaaaaaatatgttttaaatatgacacaaacaaacattctttggattcatgcagaaaaaaatatgataaaataaaaaaaattccctacCTAcataacctaattttttcatcagtgttaccctaaacacgcAATTTTTTATTATAGGCCTGAGCTAAAGGGTTAAATCACTACCTAGTGCTAGTAGGAGCTTGGCAGTAGTGAGTACTGAGCCTGTGATATACAGTGTAACTAATACACACTATTACACTCTTCCCCCTTTTCTTTTGAGATTTCTATCCCTATTTCATACAAGACTCTCTTAACCACTCCATGTGGGTAATTTTGTTGGGCGCCAATGAACATGTAACAGAAAATGAGGAATGACCACAACTAGACTCAAACCCTGAATCCTTCAGTTCAGattctaccaactgagctatagGGTTAACCCAGGTATTAGCTAGTGCTAGTAGGAGCGTAGCAGTACTGAGCCTACTGCATGTATATATCTAATACACACTGTCACACTTACTTCACTGTCTCTCCTGCAAAGTCAAATTCTTTGGTTATTGTCACTTTTTTGGAAGTGGGCACATCTGGACTTTTTATTGgctgaaaaacaaaatgaaatatattgtaaaCATTATATTCAATGTATTATTAATAAACATCTTATGCCATACTATTTTCTATTTTATGCCATATTACTTACTTAAACAACacatatactacatgtacatgtaccggtatattccAGTATGTAACAAAGTAAATGTAACTTCATTATAGATAAAAACAGTCTCATTTAGTCTGTCTGGTTACTTTATCCTTGGTATTGGTAAGCATAAGTTACACTTGTTTACACAAAACTCATGTTGACCATTTTGAATGCTCAGTTTTTCAAGGTCTTATGAGTATTAATGCTACTttctacctttttttttttaaaataaaacttttattttttatcaatgtgccATGTGTTGATATTCTGGCTCATTGTCAGAAACCCACAGCTATTCTTGCTTCCTCAGAGAgaagggagagagagagagagagagagagagagagagagagagatgtatgtGTACCGGTACCTTGGATAAACTGGCAAGAGAACTCCCACTTGGAGTGGTAACAGAACTTCCACTTGGAGTGGCTGGTTTTGATTTGGGTCTGCTTCCTACATCTGACAAAAAACTTGACCATAAGTCATCTGCCTTCTTTTTCTCCTGTTCTTCTTTTTTAGCCACCTGTTCctgtttgatttcttcagtcAACACTTTATTGTATTCATCTGCAGATTCTTTTAGGTCTTCAGATTCACCATCAAGCTTAATACCACCTTTTCGCTTTCTATAAACAAATGGTATTTTTATTAGTACATATTATTCTTCTATAATCCGTGAAAACTAGGTACCGGTAATAAAATCtggcacatatatagatactgtatacagggaaatattcgcccatgttttattttcgcccctttctcCCTTGTTGTcagtgggcgaatttaagacagggcgaattccaatgtcaaAGTTCTCTCTTTAGTACAGAAGTGTGtctgggcaaatttaagacggggcgaaactgtttgtaagtgtagaagggcaaaaataacatggggcaaaaataaccctgtttaCAGTAGATAAAAGTTACACTTCTGTAAACATTgataaattatgattttaatgttCAATTCAATGCTAGTAAATCAATTAATGAGCCTTACATCAATGTGGTGCAACAACAAAAGCATACACAAATATTATGTTTCCATTTATAGCAATTAtggattaatatttttttaattttgacacACATTTGTGAAGCTAAGGAAACATAATTTTGCACAGTTACAGTATATTTGACTGCAAATTTTGACACTTCGGGACAATAATGTTCTTTTGAAGTATAAATGAATGTTGtctaaaaattggaatatgacccataaaaactgtttattatttttccaaaaaacCACCTTACCTTATAGAGCATTTAATACTCTAATTATTAAATGGCTTGGAGTTATAGAGTTTTGAGATGGCTGTACCTTGCAGCAAATTCTTTTTGGGTTTTTCGTTTCCTTTTTCCTGCTTTTGTATTCTCTGTGTCTGCCTCCTTATGAAGTGCATCAAGATCTTCCTCGTCCCCTGAATTTTCCTCCTCACTCACCACTTCTCCCTCTATATAATGTATTTATACAGTAAATAGCAAATCAAATTACCCAAAGATCTACACAGATACATTGGTGTCTCTGTAACCACATCCAGTACAATCTCTTGCTATTCAAAATACTGGTACCGGTAGTTTAATTTAGTTACTTTGTCACTGAatacactttttaaaatgtgtaaattttttttagcatgtaCGTGattaaaaagttgaaattaaagtagTGATAGTTTTCATCCCTGAACTGTTCTGGAAATAATGTATGTACAGTGAATTAAAGATCACTTTAATATCAAATTTCCTTCAGAGACATTGAAGTTAAAGTCTTAAAGTTTGGGGGGAATTGATTCATTGACCACACAGTTActtcttgaatgaaatataaagagGCAACTCTGGATCATGAGATAATTGATTGGTAACAATCAAGCACAATGTGAAGAAATTATACTTAATATTTATGTCTCAATGTACACAAGGTGGAGTACAGTCACCCAAACAACATGAACAAAGTGTAATGTATACGTAGAGCAGGCGGAATGCCCACAAGTTGGCTTGAACACAATCCCTTCagtttaaaattcaattcaagtTCTACTGACTGATTGCTAGTGCCTGTAGGAGCTTGCCAGTACTGTACCTTTTAATATATACACACTATCACAAATGGAATGTGTTCAAAagcaatgtttatattatctTTAATTTGAATTGCTTGGTAAACAATCATAAATGCAAATATCACTTTGTCATGAatctcaaatttttaaaattctatatcTAATtctaagaaaacattttttttagttgAAAACTATAATGGCAAACAACCAAttccaaccaaaaaaaatttctcgtGGACCATTTCTTGTTATTGCCTTGTAACATtatttttcgtatataattttataagcTACTAAAATGACGTAACACAAAACTGGCGAAAAATGGTCCTTGACGAGAATTGGTTGTATACAAGTAAACTCCAGGTCTGAGAAAATTTGGTTGGACGacctgcaggtctgtagctcccaatctaaaaaaaaatttggatggaaaACCTGGAAGCTTATACATATCATCAGCTTCATCGAGCTATTCTGTCCAATCAAGTGACTGTACTGGACCTGGTAACTTTATTTGCACCAACACAACATATGTGTCATACTCTTttataaacacacacacacactctctctctctctctctctctctctctctctctctctctctcaacatgCCTTGTTATGCCAtgtaaaaatgaacaaataaaacCATTATAAGATACAAAAtgtcatgtaaaatattttacacaGTGTATGACCATGAAATTTTCACCTGAAGGTACATAATCCTCATCGTCGCTAGAACTGTAATCTTCTTCGTCAGACATTGTTTCGATTTTAGG includes:
- the LOC128187328 gene encoding craniofacial development protein 1-like gives rise to the protein MSDEEDYSSSDDEDYVPSEGEVVSEEENSGDEEDLDALHKEADTENTKAGKRKRKTQKEFAARKRKGGIKLDGESEDLKESADEYNKVLTEEIKQEQVAKKEEQEKKKADDLWSSFLSDVGSRPKSKPATPSGSSVTTPSGSSLASLSKPIKSPDVPTSKKVTITKEFDFAGETVKITKDVDLNSEEGKKEMKKLAEEKKDPVKNPDTPGPAMFGRKSGGGLGSILSKIGKKDKISTLDKSKLDWETFKQEKGISEELQIHNRGKEGYIERLNFLSRADQRQFEIEKNIRLGLNSKR